One window from the genome of Elusimicrobiota bacterium encodes:
- the rpsQ gene encoding 30S ribosomal protein S17, which translates to MTVTKLVREERKVVEGIVLSDKMDKTRVVSVERRLRHSSYAKVLTRSTKIYAHDEKNESKVGDRIQVMEARPLSKLKRWRLVRVVSQALVGETLDQALGGKS; encoded by the coding sequence GTGACCGTGACAAAGCTGGTACGGGAAGAACGGAAGGTGGTGGAGGGAATTGTTCTCTCTGACAAAATGGATAAGACCCGCGTGGTTTCCGTGGAGCGTAGGTTGCGCCACAGCAGTTACGCGAAGGTCTTGACGCGTTCAACGAAAATTTACGCCCATGATGAAAAAAACGAAAGTAAAGTGGGAGATCGGATTCAGGTGATGGAAGCTCGGCCTCTTTCCAAATTGAAACGTTGGCGGTTGGTCCGTGTCGTTTCTCAAGCTCTTGTGGGAGAAACTTTGGATCAAGCCCTGGGAGGCAAGTCGTGA
- the rpmC gene encoding 50S ribosomal protein L29: MAKKNEEVKFSELTKEELHLKLQENQDKLFKLKFQNTTAPLKNPREIRTTRRVIARALTFLRQKGVSA, encoded by the coding sequence ATGGCTAAGAAAAATGAAGAAGTCAAGTTTTCTGAACTAACCAAAGAGGAGCTTCACTTGAAGCTTCAAGAAAACCAAGATAAACTTTTTAAGCTCAAATTCCAGAACACGACCGCTCCGCTCAAAAATCCGCGGGAAATTCGGACGACACGGCGAGTGATCGCTCGGGCGCTCACGTTCTTACGACAAAAGGGAGTCTCCGCGTGA
- the rplP gene encoding 50S ribosomal protein L16 yields the protein MLMPSRVKFRKSHRGRLKGRTKAGGFVSFGEFGLQALEAHWITARQIEATRITLSRSLKKGGKVWIRIFPDKPVSKKPAETRMGKGKGNPEFWVAVVKPGRILFEIEGVTEAQAKEAMRVAGHKLPIATRLVARDHF from the coding sequence ATGTTGATGCCCTCACGTGTTAAATTTAGAAAGTCTCATCGCGGTCGGCTAAAAGGAAGAACGAAAGCCGGTGGATTCGTGTCTTTTGGGGAATTTGGGCTTCAGGCGTTAGAGGCCCATTGGATCACCGCGCGACAGATCGAAGCGACTCGGATCACGCTTTCCCGATCGCTGAAAAAAGGCGGGAAAGTATGGATTCGCATTTTCCCAGACAAGCCTGTTTCAAAGAAACCGGCTGAAACGCGAATGGGAAAAGGGAAAGGGAATCCCGAATTTTGGGTGGCGGTGGTGAAGCCGGGCAGGATTCTTTTTGAAATTGAAGGCGTGACCGAAGCGCAGGCGAAGGAAGCCATGCGGGTCGCGGGGCACAAGTTGCCGATCGCCACTCGTCTTGTGGCGCGGGACCATTTCTAG
- the rpsC gene encoding 30S ribosomal protein S3 has translation MGNKTHPKGIRLGYIREWDSKWLNLKEMPALIEEDFKIRKFLKDRLKLAAVSKIGIERTGKYLRVNIYTARPGLVIGKKGADIEGLRNVVEEMTGLKTAVQIIEIKRPEIDAQLVAEGVAMQLEKQIGFRRAMKRSMERAMQGGALGIKVMVAGRLGGAEIARTEWMKEGRVPLQTFRADIDYGTTEARIKMGTIGVKAWIFRKELFQKTDADLMAEVRVIEEKEKEELAKKAEAGLLSVDPVVPAEPEREAEAIEEEVMSKIQAEEDEAKKREGNVN, from the coding sequence ATGGGCAACAAAACACATCCCAAAGGTATTCGCCTCGGCTATATCCGGGAGTGGGACTCCAAGTGGCTTAATCTTAAGGAGATGCCCGCTCTCATTGAGGAAGATTTTAAGATTCGGAAGTTTCTGAAAGACCGTTTGAAACTTGCAGCGGTTTCTAAAATTGGAATTGAGCGCACGGGAAAGTATCTTCGTGTCAACATCTACACCGCCCGGCCCGGCCTGGTGATCGGTAAAAAAGGCGCCGACATCGAAGGTCTTCGCAATGTGGTCGAAGAGATGACGGGGTTAAAAACGGCGGTCCAGATCATTGAGATTAAACGGCCCGAGATTGACGCTCAGTTGGTCGCGGAAGGTGTGGCCATGCAGTTGGAAAAACAGATTGGATTTCGTCGTGCCATGAAACGATCCATGGAACGCGCTATGCAGGGGGGCGCTCTGGGAATAAAGGTCATGGTGGCCGGGCGATTGGGAGGGGCAGAAATCGCTCGAACCGAGTGGATGAAAGAGGGGCGGGTTCCTCTTCAAACATTTCGTGCGGACATCGATTACGGCACGACAGAAGCCCGAATTAAAATGGGGACGATTGGGGTGAAAGCCTGGATTTTCCGTAAAGAACTATTTCAAAAGACGGACGCCGATCTGATGGCGGAAGTTCGCGTGATTGAGGAAAAAGAAAAAGAAGAATTGGCAAAAAAGGCGGAAGCGGGTTTATTGTCTGTGGACCCGGTCGTCCCCGCGGAACCGGAACGGGAAGCGGAAGCGATCGAGGAAGAAGTGATGAGCAAGATCCAAGCGGAAGAAGACGAAGCCAAGAAACGTGAAGGGAATGTGAACTAG
- the rplV gene encoding 50S ribosomal protein L22, which produces MESISHARFARFSYRKVGQVLNLIKGKSVIDAMGLLPWVPRACRVLVGKTLKSAVSNAGKNADVTRLKVSQAWANHGPALKRVMPKAMGSRAMFKRKTCHLTIVVSDN; this is translated from the coding sequence ATGGAATCAATATCGCACGCACGTTTTGCTCGTTTTTCATATCGCAAGGTCGGCCAGGTCTTAAACTTGATCAAGGGGAAATCGGTTATCGACGCCATGGGTCTTCTTCCATGGGTTCCCCGCGCTTGCCGCGTGTTGGTGGGAAAAACATTAAAAAGCGCTGTTTCCAACGCGGGAAAAAATGCGGATGTGACACGCCTGAAAGTTTCTCAGGCGTGGGCCAATCATGGGCCTGCGTTAAAGAGAGTCATGCCGAAGGCCATGGGATCGCGCGCCATGTTTAAACGCAAAACCTGCCATCTGACAATTGTTGTCAGCGACAACTAA
- the rpsS gene encoding 30S ribosomal protein S19 has protein sequence MSRSKKKGPYIDANLVEKVEAMRKSGDKKPIKTWARASMIAPNFVGVTFAVHNGKKHTPVFVTEQMVGHKLGEFSPTRYFRGHGEAHTKEASSKT, from the coding sequence ATGTCACGTTCAAAGAAAAAAGGGCCATATATTGACGCTAATTTGGTCGAAAAAGTAGAGGCCATGCGAAAATCGGGGGATAAAAAACCGATCAAGACGTGGGCACGCGCCAGCATGATTGCCCCGAATTTTGTGGGGGTAACGTTTGCTGTTCATAACGGAAAAAAGCACACGCCGGTTTTTGTAACGGAACAGATGGTCGGGCATAAATTGGGTGAATTTTCACCCACCCGCTACTTCCGGGGACACGGGGAGGCGCACACGAAAGAAGCCTCCTCCAAAACGTAG
- the rplB gene encoding 50S ribosomal protein L2 encodes MPMKTFKAYTPSRRFITVEDFSEITKTTPEKSLLEPLKKTGGRNNTGSIMVRFRGGGHKRMYRIIDFKREKFGVPAKVATIEYDPNRTSRIALLFYKDGEKRYIIQPVGLKVGDSLSSGPTAEIKVGNALPMTNIPLGTVVHAVELIPGKGAQMARSAGTSVRIMAKENGFATLKMPSGEIRMVPDTCMATIGQVGNTEHENLTIGNAGRYRHRGFRPHVRGTAMNAVDHPHGGGRGKSKGNNQPRSPWNQPAKGYKTRSPKQHQWMILRRRTNAAEAS; translated from the coding sequence ATGCCGATGAAAACATTTAAAGCTTATACACCGTCGCGGCGGTTTATTACCGTAGAGGATTTCAGTGAAATTACGAAAACAACGCCTGAGAAATCCCTTCTTGAACCGCTAAAAAAAACCGGTGGACGGAACAACACCGGGTCCATTATGGTTCGCTTCCGAGGCGGTGGGCATAAAAGGATGTATCGAATCATCGACTTTAAACGGGAAAAATTTGGTGTTCCTGCAAAAGTGGCGACGATTGAATACGACCCAAATCGGACGTCGCGGATTGCTTTATTGTTTTACAAAGACGGCGAAAAACGCTATATTATACAACCCGTCGGTCTTAAAGTTGGGGATTCACTGAGTTCGGGGCCCACGGCTGAAATTAAAGTTGGTAACGCTCTCCCGATGACCAACATTCCTCTCGGAACAGTTGTCCATGCTGTGGAGCTCATTCCAGGGAAAGGGGCCCAAATGGCTCGCTCCGCTGGGACATCTGTTCGAATTATGGCAAAAGAAAACGGATTCGCCACATTGAAAATGCCATCCGGAGAAATCCGAATGGTTCCAGACACATGCATGGCCACCATTGGTCAGGTGGGAAACACGGAACATGAGAATTTAACCATTGGAAACGCGGGTCGTTATCGTCACCGCGGATTTAGGCCGCACGTTCGTGGCACGGCCATGAACGCGGTGGACCATCCGCACGGAGGTGGCCGAGGGAAAAGTAAAGGAAATAACCAGCCTCGTTCCCCTTGGAATCAACCGGCCAAAGGCTATAAAACACGATCACCCAAACAGCATCAGTGGATGATTTTAAGGCGTCGAACCAACGCCGCGGAAGCGTCGTAA
- the rplW gene encoding 50S ribosomal protein L23: protein MSLSFAHILRRPLVTERSTQLKTQNKFVFEVAVDATKGQIREVVESAFKVDVVNVNTMRVPGKLRRRGQRMGYQSEWKKAIVTLKQGQDIKYAEPQG, encoded by the coding sequence ATGAGTCTCTCTTTTGCGCATATCCTTCGTCGTCCCCTGGTGACCGAGCGATCCACGCAGTTGAAAACACAAAATAAATTTGTGTTCGAAGTGGCTGTGGACGCGACAAAGGGACAGATTCGCGAAGTTGTTGAGTCGGCTTTTAAGGTGGATGTGGTGAATGTGAACACCATGCGTGTTCCTGGAAAGTTGCGTCGCCGTGGTCAGCGGATGGGATATCAATCAGAGTGGAAAAAGGCCATCGTGACATTAAAACAAGGCCAGGACATCAAATACGCGGAGCCGCAGGGGTAA